From Carassius auratus strain Wakin chromosome 10, ASM336829v1, whole genome shotgun sequence, a single genomic window includes:
- the LOC113109734 gene encoding protocadherin gamma-C5-like produces MKEEKTRFCLDICEALIDGNVQITVEMRPIRVWKQAALWLFVFSLLRNTVGAQIRYTIPEELKEGSVVGNIARDIGLDISDIANRKLRIASDSSTQYFSVDTRNGELIVNGRIDREVLCGQSASCLMPLQLVIENPLQLYRVNIEIQDINDNAPNFHTKDSILKIAESVAVGAKFPFESAEDLDVGSNSLKSYALSNNAFFRLNVKTLEDGKKVPELIVDRPLDREKQFVHKIILTALDGGDPVKSGTIMIQVIVQDTNDNEPKFEQSQYKAYVQEGTTFGSSVLTVKATDLDEGLNGEIQYFFGARTPDNVRKSFNINSETGEITVIGKLDYELTKLYTFDVCAKDKGSPEQEGHSSVMLHVIDENDNIPEIILTSLPSPVSENASVGTVIALINVKDLDSGDNAKVNLTISTRFPFKLKPAFDNHYSLVTSSLLDREANSEYDIKLVASDSGEPSLKSTKTVNVKILDVNDNPPVFSQPSYTVYIKENSPPGASLFSVSASDIDQDKNAILSYSILDLTSNQLPASSYFYINSENGTIYSMSSFDYEKTKLFSIAVQAKDHGSPPLSSNATVHVFILDHNDNAPVVIYPSTSMGSVSHQRMPRSAKAGHLVTKVTAVDADSGHNAWLFYRLAEATDASLFSVNLHTGEVRTKRAVSEHDDSSQRLLIEIKDNGEPIQSTTVTVDILIEDGFHEPVSDYREKTIEPNKKTGKITLYLIISLASVSLLSFVTFFILLVKCARGSRSCCIRRTNSEYKNPNRNLQIQLNTDGPIKYVEVLGGDMMSQSQSFGSYLSPMSEFSDLTLVKPSSTTNFTDTLNVLDASLPDSAWTFESQQVRNRILLN; encoded by the coding sequence atgaaagaagaaaaaacacgtTTTTGTCTGGATATATGCGAAGCACTCATTGATGGAAACGTTCAAATTACTGTGGAAATGAGACCCATTCGAGTGTGGAAACAGGCAGCGCTTTGGCTGTTTGTTTTCTCTCTATTACGGAATACAGTTGGAGCTCAAATTCGATACACTATACCAGAGGAACTAAAAGAAGGTTCTGTTGTTGGAAACATTGCAAGGGACATTGGTCTAGACATTTCTGACATCGCCAATCGTAAGTTACGGATAGCCTCTGATTCTAGTACGCAGTATTTCAGTGTGGATACAAGGAACGGTGAGCTGATAGTCAATGGTAGAATAGATAGAGAGGTGCTCTGTGGACAAAGCGCCAGTTGTCTGATGCCATTACAATTGGTTATAGAGAATCCACTGCAGTTATATCGTGTTAATATAGAAATACAAGATATAAATGACAATGCACCGAATTTTCACACAAAAGACAGCATTTTGAAAATAGCTGAATCAGTAGCGGTGGGCGCAAAGTTCCCATTTGAAAGTGCCGAAGATTTAGATGTCGGTAGCAATAGTCTAAAATCCTACGCTTTGAGTAATAACGCCTTTTTCCGTTTAAATGTGAAAACTCTTGAGGATGGTAAGAAAGTACCAGAACTGATAGTTGATAGACCACTCGATCGAGAGAAACAATTTGTACATAAGATCATTTTAACAGCATTAGACGGTGGCGATCCTGTAAAATCAGGAACTATTATGATACAAGTAATTGTTCAAGATACTAACGACAATGAGCCGAAATTTGAACAATCGCAATATAAAGCATATGTGCAGGAGGGTACGACATTTGGTTCAAGTGTCTTAACCGTGAAAGCCACTGATTTAGATGAAGGTCTAAACGgcgaaatacagtattttttcgGTGCACGTACACCAGATAACGTGAGGAAATCTTTTAATATCAATTCTGAAACCGGAGAAATCACAGTGATTGGAAAACTTGATTACGAATTAACAAAATTATACACGTTTGATGTCTGCGCTAAAGACAAAGGAAGCCCAGAGCAGGAGGGCCATTCTTCAGTGATGCTGCACGTCATTGATGAGAATGACAATATTCCTGAAATTATTTTGACATCTTTACCAAGCCCTGTGTCAGAGAATGCATCAGTCGGTACAGTCATAGCTTTAATCAACGTTAAAGATTTGGACTCGGGTGATAATGCCAAAGTAAATCTTACCATCTCCACTCGTTTTCCTTTTAAACTAAAACCAGCATTTGACAATCACTATTCTTTGGTGACTAGCTCACTTTTGGACCGTGAAGCTAATTCAGAATATGACATAAAATTAGTAGCTTCGGATTCTGGTGAACCATCTTTAAAATCTACGAAAACTGTGAATGTAAAAATACTTGATGTGAATGACAACCCTCCAGTATTCTCACAGCCCTCGTATACAGTGTACATAAAGGAAAATAGCCCGCCAGGTGCTTCATTGTTTTCTGTATCTGCATCTGATATTGACCAAGACAAAAACGCAATACTGAGTTATTCAATCCTCGATTTAACTTCAAATCAACTTCCAGCATcatcttatttttatataaactcTGAAAACGGAACTATTTACAGCATGAGCTCTTTTGATTATGAAAAAACGAAACTGTTCAGCATTGCAGTGCAGGCTAAAGATCATGGCTCTCCGCCCCTGAGTAGCAATGCAACTGTTCATGTGTTTATTTTGGATCATAACGATAATGCACCTGTTGTCATTTACCCGTCCACATCCATGGGGTCTGTCTCTCATCAGAGGATGCCCCGTTCTGCTAAAGCAGGACATCTCGTTACTAAGGTAACAGCAGTGGACGCAGACTCGGGTCATAACGCCTGGCTGTTCTACAGGCTCGCGGAGGCCACGGACGCGTCTCTGTTCAGTGTCAATTTACATACGGGAGAGGTGAGGACTAAACGCGCTGTTTCAGAGCACGACGACTCCTCTCAGAGACTGCTGATAGAAATAAAGGATAATGGAGAACCGATCCAGTCCACCACAGTCACAGTGGATATATTAATAGAGGACGGCTTTCATGAGCCAGTCTCAGACTATAGAGAGAAAACGATCGAGCCCAACAAGAAAACTGGCAAAATTACATTATATCTGATCATCTCTTTGGCTTCGGTGTCCTTGttgtcttttgtgacatttttcatCTTACTGGTGAAATGTGCACGAGGCAGTAGAAGCTGCTGTATCAGGAGGACAAACTCTGAATACAAGAACCCCAACAGAAACCTGCAGATCCAGCTCAACACTGACGGGCCCATTAAGTATGTGGAGGTTCTGGGAGGAGACATGATGTCTCAGAGTCAGTCCTTTGGCTCCTATCTCTCTCCAATGTCAGAATTCAGTGATCTCACCCTCGTTAAACCCAGCAGCACCACAAACTTCACAGACACACTAAACGTGCTTGATGCGTCATTACCAGACAGCGCGTGGACGTTTGAGAGCCAACAGGTGAGAAACAGAATACTGCTTAATTAA
- the LOC113109735 gene encoding protocadherin gamma-C5-like, whose amino-acid sequence MRTQIQRRFLLWRALWLLCLAVLWRDTEAQLRYTIPEELKEGSVVGNVAKDLGLDVSEISNRKLRITSESGKQYFSLNLRNGELLVNEVIDRETLCGQSASCVLPVQVIIEDPLQFYRVEVAIQDINDNSPIFLSKINTIEVPELTLIGARFRLEPAQDPDAGTNSLRSYALNKNEHFAMNIKTDSDGTKVPEIVLEKAVDREKQSVHHLILTGIDGGDPARSGTTQISVKIIDANDNAPVFEQDIYKVKVMESTAPGTMILTVKAIDLDDGMNGEVEYSFAAHTPEIIQNLFTINPVTGELVVFKQLDYETSTSYKIDIRARDKGSFAMEGHCRIQVTVLDVNDNAPEIIITSSPKPVREDAPAGTMVALINVKDLDSGVNGNVSLSMSPGTPFKLKPTFSNQYTLVTDSQLDREEFPRYDIKLIASDAGSPPLISSKLITVSILDVNDNPPVFSERAYSVYIKENTAPGSMLSSVTASDRDTGENAKIVYSVLDTNTQGVPVSSYVYINSENGSIFSMHSFDYEKMKVFHIIVIAKDHGSPSLSSNATVHVFISDQNDNVPVVIYPSTSMGSVSHQRMPRSAKAGHLVTKVTAVDADSGHNAWLFYRLAEATDASLFSVNLHTGEVRTKRAVSEHDDSSQRLLIEIKDNGEPIQSTTVTVDILIEEGVHEPISDYNMKTTENSNKKSGKITLYLIVSLGTVSLLSVLTLFTLIVKCVRSSIGRSGCCIRTTNSEYKNPNRNLQIQLNTDGPIKYVEVLGGDMMSQSQSFGSYLSPMSEFSDLTLVKPSSTTNFTDTLNVLDASLPDSAWTFESQQVSA is encoded by the coding sequence ATGAGGACTCAAATACAAAGGAGATTTTTGCTCTGGCGGGCGCTGTGGCTGttgtgtttagctgttttgtGGAGAGATACAGAGGCGCAGCTTCGTTATACAATACCGGAGGAGCTGAAGGAGGGATCTGTTGTTGGAAATGTAGCTAAAGATCTCGGTTTGGATGTATCTGAGATATCTAATCGTAAATTACGGATAACGTCTGAGTCTGGTAAGCAATATTTCAGCTTGAATTTGCGGAACGGCGAGCTGCTTGTGAATGAAGTAATAGACAGAGAAACCCTGTGCGGACAAAGCGCGAGTTGTGTGTTGCCAGTGCAAGTCATAATCGAGGATCCACTCCAGTTTTATCGTGTCGAGGTGGCCATACAAGATATTAACGACAACTCTCCAATTTTCTTGTCGAAAATAAACACAATTGAGGTGCCAGAGTTAACATTAATTGGAGCAAGATTTCGTTTGGAACCTGCTCAGGATCCTGACGCTGGAACGAACTCCTTGCGCTCATATGCgcttaataaaaatgaacatttcgcTATGAACATTAAAACCGATAGTGATGGAACAAAAGTCCCAGAAATAGTTTTAGAGAAAGCTGTCGACAGAGAAAAACAGTCTGTACACCATCTCATTTTGACAGGCATTGATGGGGGCGATCCAGCGAGGTCAGGAACCACACAGATTTCTGTAAAAATTATTGATGCGAATGATAATGCTCCCGTATTTGAACAAGATATATATAAGGTTAAAGTGATGGAGAGCACAGCCCCGGGTACAATGATACTAACTGTAAAAGCTATTGACTTGGATGATGGTATGAACGGTGAGGTTGAGTATTCATTTGCGGCACATACACctgaaattattcaaaatttgTTTACTATTAATCCTGTGACAGGTGAGTTAGTCGTTTTCAAGCAACTTGATTATGAAACCAGCACCTCATATAAAATTGACATTCGTGCTAGAGACAAAGGCTCATTTGCAATGGAGGGACATTGTAGAATCCAAGTGACTGTTTTAGACGTGAATGATAATGCACCTGAGATCATCATCACCTCCTCACCAAAACCTGTGAGAGAAGATGCGCCCGCTGGGACTATGGTAGCCTTAATAAATGTTAAAGATTTGGATTCAGGCGTAAATGGAAACGTATCTCTTAGCATGTCACCGGGCACTCCTTTTAAATTGAAGCCAACGTTTTCAAACCAATACACGCTGGTGACAGATTCACAATTAGACCGAGAAGAGTTTCCTAGATATGACATTAAGCTCATAGCATCAGACGCTGGATCACCTCCACTGATATCTAGCAAACTCATTACAGTTAGTATACTAGATGTCAATGACAACCCTCCTGTGTTTTCTGAACGTGCATACTCGGTTTATATAAAAGAAAACACTGCTCCGGGATCAATGTTATCATCTGTAACAGCGTCAGATCGAGATACGGGAGAAAATGCCAAAATTGTCTATTCAGTTCTCGATACTAATACTCAAGGCGTTCCGGTCTCTTCATATGTTTATATAAACTCTGAAAATGGTAGCATATTTAGCATGCACTCATTCGATTATGAGAAAATGAAGGTGTTTCACATCATCGTGATTGCTAAAGATCATGGCTCTCCATCTCTGAGCAGCAACGCAACTGTTCACGTGTTTATTTCGGACCAGAACGATAATGTACCTGTTGTCATTTACCCGTCCACATCCATGGGGTCTGTCTCTCATCAGAGGATGCCCCGTTCTGCTAAAGCAGGACATCTCGTTACTAAGGTAACAGCAGTGGACGCAGACTCGGGGCATAACGCCTGGCTGTTCTACAGGCTCGCGGAGGCCACGGACGCGTCTCTGTTCAGTGTCAATTTACATACGGGAGAGGTGAGGACTAAACGCGCTGTTTCAGAGCACGACGACTCCTCTCAGAGACTGCTGATAGAAATAAAGGATAATGGAGAACCGATCCAGTCCACCACAGTCACAGTGGATATACTGATAGAGGAAGGCGTTCACGAGCCCATCTCGGATTATAATATGAAAACTACAGAAAACAGCAACAAGAAAAGCGGCAAAATCACTTTGTACTTGATAGTATCTTTGGGCACCGTGTCACTTTTATCTGTGTTGACATTATTTACGTTGATTGTGAAATGCGTACGAAGCAGCATCGGAAGATCTGGTTGCTGTATCAGGACGACAAACTCTGAATACAAGAACCCCAACAGAAACCTGCAGATCCAGCTCAACACTGACGGGCCCATTAAGTATGTGGAGGTTCTGGGAGGAGACATGATGTCTCAGAGTCAGTCCTTTGGCTCCTATCTCTCTCCAATGTCAGAATTCAGTGATCTCACCCTCGTTAAACCCAGCAGCACCACAAACTTTACAGACACACTAAACGTGCTTGACGCGTCATTACCAGACAGCGCCTGGACTTTCGAGAGCCAACAGGTGAGCGCGTGA